A stretch of bacterium DNA encodes these proteins:
- a CDS encoding type IX secretion system membrane protein PorP/SprF: MKKLHIIALIFISGVILATPRGEAVGSFSSFISEDAISDGNPALASINKNHIFIISYKSPFAGLGEPVNLANVGYLHSLRSFSTGLSWGLTQSDIYSISNLGLVFSKNIGVLSLGARARMIFDSYDEGDFDFGPEDNIDDPIFDNGNSKLVFTGDVGLTIRLKSRFNFGLSMENLIDPDMALDGVFESKSGRELNSQLRFDMSKHGSIYGNLSYAFSAPEGSYFGYGLGYESMPIGELLNFRAGFNDRDLSLGAGFNFDWMIPLRFDYTFSYHHSELGKASTGHGFALVGYIEPLVVLPDLAVNISSDKEKYAIDDTMHIHLKAYTSALEAKAVSVELKIDGDVLKVFTVDKLSPELPQVFDFEYLCKKAGKLDLEAIIDSKNTIKESDEENNSAITSVEIFFPPTIEVSATPKTLRINQASYINQDESIVPVIFFTQGSSEIDIRFDSLLDILSERILLNPSAKFVINGYYDSLSEPDSREIAAKRARAVRSALLKRAAEAKARIIIGDEPPDKRRVARESQYTEYQRLVDEENRRVEIEIEMPDVRFESDVALFDSHQAKNIVADVLDELKSNPLSMLVIRVSEKGVLLEEAIYKSLQIKRILLGELPEFLKHRVLASSDETLSEGKVLAFLSGDAIAYKPREIHSALSYEPEEFADCQIVFSAHSEIDISEWELFFLDEKDNRLLTIASGEDRVNERISWDWRDSEGGLIPFGEKFAVCISAVDELGQTSEKCTRKELGTEVIYREERTDRLLLVQFIFDAPSPQSRYLKDRLEWVARYIVEKGSSDESSIYAELQGHTDIIGGHRRNLELSRDRAKSVEIRLMAYMTGILELTDGENLEQWMIEHDVNILSKGYAETEPYTLELWKEGFLVREQIGDDGLPEGRVINRRVVVTITETRENGGEDE, from the coding sequence ATGAAAAAGCTTCATATAATCGCATTAATATTTATTTCTGGAGTAATTCTTGCCACACCTCGTGGCGAAGCAGTCGGGTCCTTTTCGAGCTTCATTTCCGAAGATGCTATTTCTGATGGCAATCCAGCCCTTGCTTCTATCAACAAGAACCACATTTTTATAATTTCTTACAAATCACCTTTTGCAGGATTGGGAGAACCTGTAAATTTAGCCAATGTCGGTTATCTTCATAGCTTAAGGAGTTTTTCAACTGGACTTTCCTGGGGATTAACCCAATCTGATATATACTCCATATCTAATTTAGGGCTTGTCTTTTCAAAAAATATCGGTGTTCTCTCGCTTGGCGCGAGAGCAAGGATGATTTTTGATTCATATGATGAGGGCGATTTCGATTTCGGTCCTGAAGATAATATTGATGATCCTATCTTCGATAATGGTAACTCGAAGCTGGTTTTTACAGGCGATGTCGGCCTGACTATCCGCCTTAAAAGCAGATTTAATTTTGGTTTGTCGATGGAAAACCTTATCGATCCTGATATGGCCCTTGATGGCGTTTTCGAGAGCAAATCCGGAAGGGAATTAAACAGCCAACTTCGCTTTGATATGAGTAAACATGGTTCGATTTATGGTAACTTGAGCTATGCTTTTTCGGCGCCCGAGGGCTCTTATTTTGGATACGGCCTCGGCTACGAATCAATGCCGATTGGCGAGTTACTCAATTTCCGCGCTGGTTTTAACGACCGTGATCTATCGCTCGGCGCGGGGTTTAACTTCGATTGGATGATACCCCTTAGGTTCGATTATACATTTTCATATCATCACAGCGAACTTGGGAAAGCAAGTACAGGCCATGGTTTCGCACTTGTTGGCTATATTGAACCACTTGTCGTTTTACCCGATCTCGCGGTGAATATATCTTCCGACAAAGAGAAATACGCTATCGATGACACCATGCATATACATCTGAAGGCTTATACTTCTGCTCTCGAAGCCAAAGCCGTTTCAGTGGAATTGAAGATCGACGGCGATGTTTTAAAGGTTTTTACTGTCGATAAGCTTTCGCCTGAACTTCCGCAAGTGTTCGATTTCGAATATTTATGCAAGAAAGCAGGGAAATTGGATTTAGAGGCGATAATCGATTCAAAAAATACGATAAAGGAATCTGATGAGGAAAATAATTCGGCGATTACTTCTGTAGAAATCTTTTTTCCTCCCACAATCGAAGTATCTGCAACTCCCAAGACACTGAGGATTAATCAGGCGAGCTATATCAATCAGGACGAATCTATTGTGCCGGTTATTTTCTTTACACAAGGCTCTTCCGAGATAGATATAAGATTCGATTCTCTTCTCGATATACTCTCTGAGCGGATTCTTCTCAATCCATCAGCCAAATTTGTTATCAATGGTTATTATGATTCTCTTTCTGAACCCGATTCGCGGGAAATAGCCGCAAAACGGGCTCGGGCAGTGAGGTCTGCTCTTTTAAAACGCGCTGCGGAAGCTAAGGCGAGGATAATTATAGGAGACGAACCACCAGACAAACGCAGGGTTGCTAGAGAAAGCCAATACACCGAGTATCAACGCCTTGTAGATGAGGAAAATCGCCGCGTCGAAATCGAAATCGAGATGCCCGATGTTCGATTCGAATCAGATGTTGCTCTTTTCGATAGTCATCAGGCAAAGAATATTGTTGCAGATGTGCTCGATGAATTAAAAAGCAATCCACTTTCCATGCTTGTGATTCGCGTTTCGGAGAAAGGCGTCCTTTTAGAAGAAGCTATTTATAAATCTCTTCAAATAAAACGAATACTTCTTGGTGAATTACCCGAGTTTCTTAAACATAGAGTTTTAGCCAGTTCGGACGAGACCTTGTCCGAGGGAAAAGTATTAGCATTCCTTTCCGGTGATGCCATTGCATATAAACCCCGCGAAATACATTCAGCCCTTAGCTACGAACCAGAGGAATTTGCAGATTGCCAGATAGTTTTTTCGGCCCATTCAGAAATCGATATTTCAGAATGGGAACTCTTTTTCCTAGACGAAAAAGATAATCGTCTTCTTACTATAGCCTCCGGCGAAGATAGAGTTAATGAACGGATATCGTGGGATTGGAGGGACTCAGAGGGCGGATTAATCCCCTTCGGCGAAAAATTTGCGGTGTGTATTTCAGCCGTGGATGAACTCGGGCAAACCTCTGAAAAATGCACACGAAAAGAGCTTGGCACAGAGGTTATCTATCGTGAAGAGCGAACAGATAGACTTCTTCTCGTGCAATTCATCTTCGATGCACCCTCACCGCAGTCGCGCTACCTTAAGGATCGCCTCGAGTGGGTTGCACGATATATTGTGGAAAAAGGGTCTTCAGATGAATCATCGATTTATGCCGAGCTGCAGGGCCATACAGACATAATAGGTGGCCACAGACGCAATCTCGAACTTTCGCGGGACCGTGCTAAAAGTGTGGAAATCAGGCTCATGGCATATATGACTGGGATTCTAGAGCTAACAGACGGAGAAAATCTTGAACAATGGATGATTGAACACGATGTTAATATTTTGAGTAAGGGTTACGCTGAAACTGAACCATATACCCTGGAATTGTGGAAAGAAGGCTTTCTTGTTCGTGAACAAATAGGCGATGATGGGCTCCCTGAAGGAAGAGTTATTAACAGGAGGGTTGTAGTCACGATAACGGAAACCCGAGAGAATGGAGGCGAAGATGAGTAA
- the priA gene encoding primosomal protein N': MKAKYADIAVPSGPDMVFTYEIPEWAEDKILPGMRVIVPFRRTHTVGIVVRLLGDTKLKRTKMISELPDDKPLFTSNMMNLLYWLSNYYACPLGDTYRAALPGGIGIDVERIIALDLSKKLEGKLPKKAQAILELLNQSGELKEDTLRNLVGKNGFFPAMDELRAKGVIRIQLRSRRTKKIRTVLTAKSALNPDEISEVLAKIRSNASNQRGLLELLAENPKKEHIRRDLSSRFGAATIKKAVDNNWLTEASEEVYRRPGINQRLVSHIIPPILTEAQSDAVKTIMDSIVKREYKTFLLWGVTGSGKTEVYMRAALTAREANMGVLLLVPEIALTPQLWGCFEARFPNEVAVLHSALKPGERFDAWRRLADGDLKIAIGPRSAVFAPVQNLGLIVIDEEHESSYKQEEPPPYYNARDAAIVRASIEKCPVILGSATPSAESYYNSLTGKYHLLEMPERIPGAELPGVRIVDMTQEREEFNNYASLSRELEAKLIETIDRGFRAMLLINRRGFSSFLQCPDCGYIPTCEACGIGLTYHKTDNTLRCHYCAAESEAPAVCPECGSSVIKFRGHGTERIEEELAEIIPPEKIFRLDADSAKIEGAAKILNDFQNIPGSVLIGTQMIAKGHDFPDVALVGVINADIGLTMPDFRSTEKIFQLINQVAGRAGRSEIRGEVIIQTHRPDSPAIDFAVNSDVKSFFETELKSRKELKYPPFGRIVRVIVSGKDPSDVRLAIFRLKRELRRIDSAGNKYGILGPATCPLSKLREQYRWHLLLKTEKPQSTVEIVKRITSKLSTRVQYKIVVDPNNLM, translated from the coding sequence ATGAAAGCAAAGTACGCCGACATAGCCGTTCCCTCAGGACCAGATATGGTTTTCACCTACGAAATACCAGAATGGGCTGAAGACAAAATTTTGCCCGGAATGCGTGTAATAGTACCTTTTAGAAGAACACACACTGTCGGTATTGTCGTGCGTTTACTTGGAGACACAAAGCTCAAGCGAACGAAGATGATTTCGGAACTTCCAGACGACAAACCGCTTTTCACCTCAAACATGATGAATCTTCTCTATTGGCTTTCGAATTACTATGCCTGCCCGCTTGGGGATACTTATCGCGCGGCCTTACCCGGTGGCATAGGAATCGATGTTGAACGAATTATCGCGTTGGACCTCTCGAAAAAATTAGAAGGCAAATTGCCTAAAAAAGCCCAAGCAATTTTAGAATTGCTTAATCAAAGCGGAGAATTAAAGGAAGATACTCTACGAAACCTGGTCGGTAAAAACGGTTTCTTCCCGGCAATGGATGAATTACGAGCCAAGGGAGTTATTCGGATACAACTCCGCTCCAGAAGAACAAAAAAGATACGCACTGTCCTAACGGCGAAAAGCGCATTAAACCCAGATGAAATAAGCGAGGTTTTAGCTAAAATTAGATCGAATGCATCCAATCAGCGTGGTTTACTCGAGTTGCTTGCCGAAAACCCAAAAAAAGAACACATTCGCCGAGATTTATCTTCTCGGTTCGGAGCTGCAACAATAAAAAAAGCGGTAGATAATAACTGGCTTACCGAAGCATCGGAAGAGGTTTATCGACGACCGGGCATTAACCAAAGACTTGTATCTCATATCATCCCTCCAATTCTCACCGAGGCTCAATCGGATGCAGTCAAAACGATTATGGATTCCATCGTAAAAAGAGAATACAAGACTTTTTTACTTTGGGGCGTCACAGGAAGTGGAAAAACCGAGGTATATATGCGCGCGGCTCTCACCGCACGCGAGGCGAACATGGGAGTCCTGCTATTGGTCCCGGAAATTGCTCTAACGCCACAACTTTGGGGGTGTTTTGAAGCACGTTTCCCGAATGAGGTAGCCGTCTTGCATTCCGCGCTTAAACCGGGTGAACGATTCGATGCGTGGCGAAGGCTTGCCGATGGTGATCTCAAAATTGCCATAGGACCACGAAGCGCAGTTTTTGCGCCGGTTCAGAACCTCGGTCTAATAGTCATCGACGAGGAGCACGAGTCATCATATAAGCAGGAGGAACCTCCCCCTTATTACAACGCCCGTGATGCAGCAATTGTCCGTGCATCGATAGAAAAATGCCCGGTCATTCTCGGCTCGGCAACCCCATCGGCGGAAAGTTATTACAACTCATTAACCGGTAAATATCATCTTCTCGAGATGCCAGAGAGGATACCGGGCGCAGAGCTTCCGGGAGTTCGAATTGTCGATATGACACAGGAGCGAGAGGAATTTAATAATTACGCTTCTCTCTCTCGTGAACTCGAAGCAAAACTGATCGAAACAATCGACCGGGGCTTTCGCGCAATGTTGTTGATTAACCGACGCGGATTCTCTTCGTTTCTTCAATGTCCGGATTGCGGTTATATCCCTACGTGTGAGGCATGTGGTATAGGTTTAACATACCACAAGACAGACAATACGCTCCGCTGTCACTACTGCGCTGCCGAATCAGAGGCTCCTGCGGTCTGTCCTGAATGCGGTTCGAGCGTTATCAAATTTCGAGGTCACGGAACCGAGCGAATTGAGGAGGAACTTGCGGAAATCATCCCACCAGAAAAGATATTCCGTCTCGATGCTGATTCTGCCAAGATTGAAGGTGCCGCTAAAATACTCAATGATTTCCAAAACATTCCCGGCTCGGTGCTAATAGGAACACAGATGATAGCCAAAGGCCATGACTTTCCCGATGTAGCTTTAGTAGGCGTTATCAATGCTGACATTGGGCTTACAATGCCCGATTTCCGTAGCACCGAGAAGATATTTCAGCTAATAAACCAAGTCGCGGGACGCGCCGGCCGTAGCGAAATTCGTGGCGAGGTAATAATTCAGACCCACCGGCCAGATTCGCCTGCTATAGATTTTGCTGTTAACAGCGATGTTAAATCATTTTTCGAGACCGAGCTTAAATCACGCAAGGAGCTTAAGTATCCGCCTTTTGGGAGGATTGTGCGCGTTATCGTTTCGGGAAAAGACCCTTCGGATGTTCGCTTGGCGATTTTCCGCCTTAAACGCGAGCTTCGAAGAATAGATTCAGCCGGAAACAAATATGGGATACTCGGTCCGGCTACATGCCCGCTCTCCAAACTCCGTGAGCAATACCGCTGGCATCTTCTATTAAAAACAGAAAAACCACAATCCACGGTGGAAATAGTAAAACGGATAACGAGCAAGCTATCTACTCGCGTCCAATATAAAATCGTCGTCGATCCAAACAATTTAATGTAA
- a CDS encoding tetratricopeptide repeat protein, with the protein MRKRFALLCVVVSFAFFLACQSAELTSARIYVQQNDYENALKQLKVAEQKEPTNPEVFIMLGKLYAEMDSFALMTKSFDRALELDSTGVKDIDAWRIDKRAKVFRKGQKAGERKKWEQAIEYSETAVLIDPSYVDGWYNLGYFYQKAGAEEKSKEAYFKAYQLEPDNLMLAKQAAVFKYNEGNTDEAIDILNKVLENGEPDIESYTLLGNLYVSKGEAAKAEKVLDKAEALDPNNANLLFDRGVAKYNQKDFDGAIIYFGKILEIDTNNRDALYNLSLSQFSAGNYKSAIVSAEKLVKNNPQDREGWEQFSMSLLRGEQVQKGKTANLVVESLDAMTEGDFDTAIKNLQSVTKKNKDWCAAWAVLKVACDEKGDSEGSTAAQAGLDSCGK; encoded by the coding sequence ATGAGAAAGAGATTTGCTCTTCTTTGCGTAGTGGTTTCATTTGCGTTTTTTCTGGCTTGCCAAAGCGCTGAGTTAACATCGGCTAGGATATACGTCCAGCAAAATGATTATGAAAACGCTCTCAAACAGTTGAAGGTAGCCGAGCAAAAAGAACCTACCAACCCCGAAGTGTTCATTATGCTTGGAAAACTTTATGCCGAGATGGACAGCTTCGCGCTTATGACCAAGTCATTTGACCGAGCGCTCGAGCTGGATAGCACTGGGGTAAAAGACATCGACGCATGGCGGATAGATAAGCGCGCCAAGGTTTTCCGTAAAGGCCAAAAAGCTGGAGAAAGGAAAAAGTGGGAACAAGCAATAGAATATTCAGAGACAGCTGTTTTGATAGACCCATCTTATGTCGATGGCTGGTATAATCTCGGGTATTTTTATCAAAAAGCCGGGGCAGAGGAAAAATCCAAAGAAGCATATTTCAAGGCCTATCAATTGGAGCCGGATAATCTAATGCTTGCCAAGCAAGCGGCTGTATTTAAATATAACGAGGGTAACACCGATGAGGCCATCGATATACTCAACAAGGTGTTAGAAAACGGCGAACCAGACATCGAATCTTACACTCTCTTGGGTAATCTGTATGTCTCTAAAGGCGAAGCTGCCAAAGCCGAAAAAGTCCTCGATAAAGCTGAGGCGCTTGATCCCAACAATGCGAATTTACTTTTCGATCGCGGTGTCGCCAAATATAATCAGAAGGACTTCGATGGCGCTATAATATATTTTGGCAAGATATTGGAAATAGACACAAACAACCGCGATGCTTTATACAATTTGTCTCTGAGTCAATTTAGCGCAGGAAATTATAAAAGCGCTATTGTTTCGGCGGAGAAGCTAGTTAAAAACAATCCGCAAGATAGAGAAGGCTGGGAGCAGTTTTCCATGAGCCTTCTTCGGGGAGAACAGGTTCAAAAGGGCAAAACCGCTAATCTCGTTGTGGAATCCTTAGATGCTATGACTGAAGGTGATTTCGACACCGCTATTAAAAACCTTCAATCGGTAACAAAAAAGAATAAAGACTGGTGTGCTGCATGGGCTGTTCTTAAAGTTGCTTGTGATGAAAAAGGCGACTCCGAGGGTTCTACTGCAGCTCAGGCTGGACTCGATAGCTGTGGCAAGTAG